A single window of Desulfomonilaceae bacterium DNA harbors:
- a CDS encoding ParB/RepB/Spo0J family partition protein translates to MLKSKEVTKKRNALGLGLDALIPVSFQEQDDFSRIQSKIVPVDAIQPNPNQPRRKFDDQALMELASSIKEIGLIQPIIVRVVNPGSYEIVAGERRWRAALLAKLASVQVMIRNVTDQESLEIALIENLQREDLNPLETAEAYETLILKFSYTHEALATRMGKDRTDITNHLRLLRLPEPVKSHVRERAISMGHARTLLAVDRIEMQLSLTEKVVRRKLSVRELERIVQNYKKKNDLKNHGQNLSIDYKTKDLEKALSRKFSTKVNVRRNNSGSGQVEFHFYSDEELLRFLDSIGFSEELS, encoded by the coding sequence ATGCTGAAATCCAAAGAAGTAACTAAAAAAAGAAACGCTCTTGGATTGGGTTTAGATGCGCTGATCCCTGTAAGCTTCCAGGAACAGGATGACTTTTCCCGAATTCAATCAAAAATTGTCCCTGTTGATGCCATTCAGCCAAATCCCAACCAACCACGGCGGAAATTCGATGATCAGGCATTGATGGAATTGGCTTCCTCGATCAAAGAAATAGGATTAATTCAACCTATAATTGTTAGAGTCGTTAATCCCGGATCTTATGAAATAGTAGCAGGTGAACGAAGATGGCGAGCGGCTCTTTTGGCAAAACTCGCTAGTGTTCAGGTGATGATTCGTAATGTTACCGATCAAGAATCATTAGAAATTGCTTTGATCGAAAATCTTCAGCGAGAAGATTTGAATCCTTTGGAAACAGCGGAAGCATATGAAACGTTAATTCTCAAATTTTCATATACACATGAAGCTTTGGCTACAAGGATGGGCAAAGATCGTACTGATATCACTAACCATTTGAGACTATTAAGATTACCTGAACCAGTTAAAAGTCATGTCAGAGAACGGGCGATCTCAATGGGACACGCTAGGACCCTTTTAGCGGTGGATCGAATTGAGATGCAACTATCTTTGACTGAAAAAGTGGTTCGTAGAAAACTTTCAGTCCGCGAACTGGAACGCATTGTTCAAAACTACAAAAAGAAAAACGATCTCAAGAATCACGGACAAAACTTGAGTATCGATTACAAAACGAAAGATCTTGAAAAAGCCCTCTCTAGAAAATTTTCGACGAAAGTAAATGTTCGTAGGAATAATTCAGGTTCTGGACAAGTGGAATTCCACTTTTATTCTGATGAAGAGTTACTTCGCTTCTTAGACAGCATTGGCTTTTCGGAAGAATTATCTTGA
- a CDS encoding ParA family protein, which translates to MSRVICICNQKGGVGKTTTAVNLSACLAMSNRKTLLIDLDPQANASTGVGFRLQPGENSIYQALINQSSPELVIKETEINGFSIIPSSQDLIGAEVELVSLENREQFLSILIKKIPSIFDYIIIDCPPSLGFLTLNALVAAESAIIPIQCEYYALEGVSALLKTIQKVQRIFNESLFICGFVLTMFDSRNNICHQVVDNVRQNLGTQVFKTVIPRNVRLSEAPSFGKPVLLYDPQSTGATSYMSLSMEILDAEIQRSN; encoded by the coding sequence ATGTCACGCGTGATTTGTATATGTAATCAAAAAGGTGGTGTGGGAAAAACTACCACGGCGGTTAATTTGTCCGCGTGTCTTGCCATGTCCAACAGAAAGACTTTGTTAATAGATCTCGACCCACAGGCTAATGCGTCTACCGGTGTTGGTTTTCGTCTACAACCTGGTGAGAATTCCATTTATCAAGCCCTAATTAATCAAAGCTCACCCGAATTAGTAATTAAAGAAACTGAAATTAATGGATTTTCAATAATACCCTCTTCTCAGGATTTAATTGGAGCTGAGGTGGAGTTAGTGAGCTTGGAAAACAGGGAACAATTTTTATCAATATTGATAAAAAAAATACCATCAATTTTCGACTATATTATAATTGACTGTCCGCCATCTTTGGGCTTTTTGACTCTCAACGCATTAGTAGCCGCAGAATCTGCAATAATTCCTATTCAGTGTGAATATTACGCATTAGAAGGAGTTAGCGCTTTACTCAAAACAATTCAAAAAGTTCAGCGTATATTTAATGAGTCTCTCTTCATTTGTGGCTTCGTTTTGACCATGTTTGACTCCAGAAATAATATTTGTCATCAAGTAGTTGATAACGTAAGACAAAATCTTGGAACTCAAGTTTTTAAAACAGTTATTCCAAGAAACGTAAGGCTTTCAGAGGCCCCAAGTTTTGGAAAGCCTGTTTTGCTCTATGATCCCCAATCTACGGGAGCCACAAGTTATATGTCGCTCTCAATGGAGATTCTGGATGCTGAAATCCAAAGAAGTAACTAA
- the rsmG gene encoding 16S rRNA (guanine(527)-N(7))-methyltransferase RsmG has product MISYIDLLISWNKKVNLTSITDPKRIAVVHFLDSLTILKVWEDTSGKKLLDIGSGAGFPGLVLKIADDSIKLTLLDKSSKRIVFMKHIAKELGLSDIRFVNRTTQDYFSSQTNCLFDVVTFRALPKGSLHSLDANRFLLSHGSLIRMYSEAPASLESEFLFLNEYRRWEGFLPYLNLKRTVIRYSLP; this is encoded by the coding sequence ATGATATCTTACATTGATTTGCTGATATCCTGGAATAAAAAGGTCAATTTGACTTCCATCACGGATCCCAAGAGAATTGCGGTCGTTCATTTTTTAGATTCTTTGACGATTCTTAAAGTCTGGGAAGACACATCAGGGAAAAAACTCTTGGATATTGGATCTGGCGCGGGTTTTCCGGGATTAGTTCTGAAAATTGCTGACGATTCTATAAAACTCACTTTGCTGGATAAAAGTTCAAAAAGAATCGTTTTCATGAAACATATAGCCAAAGAACTTGGTTTATCCGATATTCGTTTTGTAAACCGAACGACGCAGGATTATTTCTCTTCTCAAACAAATTGCTTATTCGATGTTGTTACGTTCAGGGCGCTCCCGAAAGGTAGCCTACATTCCTTAGATGCAAATAGGTTTTTGCTGTCACATGGATCACTGATACGAATGTACTCTGAGGCGCCTGCTTCGCTCGAATCAGAATTTTTATTCCTCAATGAATACCGCCGTTGGGAAGGTTTTTTGCCATATCTTAATCTGAAAAGGACGGTCATTAGATACTCTCTTCCTTAG
- the cutA gene encoding divalent-cation tolerance protein CutA, with the protein MESCVVCFVTVDTRENAEIIAFSLVQEKIAACVNIISQIRSIYTWKNKIFDENEFLLIIKTKYSLFETLKNRVRQAHPYETPEIICIKILDGLPEYLNWINDSTQNMS; encoded by the coding sequence ATGGAATCATGCGTTGTTTGTTTTGTAACCGTGGATACCCGCGAAAATGCTGAAATTATCGCGTTTTCCTTAGTTCAGGAAAAAATTGCAGCGTGTGTAAATATAATTTCTCAAATCAGATCAATATATACATGGAAAAATAAAATATTTGATGAAAACGAATTTCTGCTTATTATCAAAACCAAATACTCCCTATTTGAAACACTTAAGAATCGGGTTAGACAGGCGCATCCTTATGAGACTCCCGAAATAATTTGTATTAAAATTCTTGATGGGCTTCCCGAATATTTAAACTGGATTAATGACTCAACTCAAAACATGTCCTGA
- a CDS encoding CarD family transcriptional regulator: protein MFKIGDVVVYPVHGVARIIGIRKEKIGTSDQLCYILETEIKTANEKPVIKLPIDKVESNRVRKIVDESEVCQVIDILKKRGMKTDSQTWNRRHREYQDKMRSGSIFQAAEVYRDLSLLKESKDLSHGERRLFDQAYNLLIKELSIAKQTDETEIERTLNSIFQRSGFNLNECAKDC from the coding sequence ATGTTCAAGATCGGAGATGTTGTGGTGTACCCGGTTCACGGGGTAGCGAGAATCATTGGAATCAGAAAAGAAAAAATTGGGACCTCTGATCAACTCTGCTACATATTGGAAACGGAAATAAAAACCGCCAATGAAAAACCAGTAATTAAACTCCCAATTGACAAAGTCGAGTCCAACCGCGTACGAAAGATAGTTGATGAAAGTGAAGTTTGTCAGGTTATCGACATCCTCAAAAAACGCGGAATGAAAACTGATTCCCAGACTTGGAACCGCAGGCATCGGGAATACCAGGACAAAATGCGTAGCGGAAGCATATTCCAGGCGGCGGAAGTTTACCGGGACTTGAGTCTACTGAAAGAAAGCAAAGACCTTTCACATGGGGAAAGAAGGCTTTTTGACCAAGCCTACAATTTACTTATCAAAGAACTGTCTATCGCAAAACAAACTGATGAAACGGAGATAGAGCGTACGTTAAACAGTATCTTTCAAAGAAGCGGCTTTAATCTGAACGAATGCGCTAAAGACTGCTGA
- a CDS encoding PIN domain-containing protein: protein MPLSKIISSIILASYVFFGSLISYSLFNSLEQIFLGIIFFVVLGLGTLKLLHIWLSSDVFKIVGAVIGAITGLISSVILIWSVSSIIDNPDILGPLICLLTIVFILTGIQLGSAKTREFRENIGTPDSGVRKIVGVLDTSVIIDGRISDICETGFMDGDLIIPQFVLQELQTIADSSESTKRTRGRRGLDILNKIKKQAYVKIIISDADYPSVKEVDQKLIQLAKELNCSIITNDFNLNKVAEVQSIQVLNINQLANALKPIVLPGETMKVQVIKEGKEPGQGVAYLDDGTMVVIDNGKKFMGKTMDATVTSVLQTTAGRMIFATYKNT from the coding sequence TTGCCGCTTAGTAAGATAATCTCATCGATTATTCTGGCAAGTTATGTCTTCTTCGGTTCTCTCATCAGTTATTCTCTCTTTAATTCACTTGAACAAATATTTTTAGGAATCATATTTTTCGTAGTTCTGGGATTGGGGACACTCAAATTACTTCACATCTGGTTGAGTTCAGACGTTTTTAAAATAGTTGGGGCGGTTATTGGAGCTATAACAGGACTAATATCAAGTGTGATATTGATCTGGAGTGTATCTTCCATAATTGATAACCCAGACATACTAGGGCCGTTGATTTGCCTTCTAACAATTGTTTTCATTTTGACAGGGATTCAGCTTGGTTCCGCAAAGACACGGGAATTCCGCGAGAACATAGGGACTCCAGACTCCGGCGTTCGTAAAATAGTAGGAGTCTTGGACACATCCGTAATAATTGATGGCAGAATTTCCGATATATGTGAAACAGGTTTTATGGACGGTGATCTTATAATCCCACAATTTGTGTTGCAGGAATTACAAACCATAGCAGACTCCAGCGAGTCTACGAAAAGAACACGTGGGCGAAGAGGTCTGGATATACTCAATAAAATAAAAAAACAAGCCTACGTGAAGATCATAATCTCTGACGCAGATTATCCATCAGTTAAAGAAGTTGACCAAAAATTGATTCAATTGGCCAAGGAATTGAACTGTTCAATAATAACAAACGACTTTAATTTGAATAAGGTTGCGGAAGTTCAATCCATACAGGTACTGAATATCAATCAACTGGCTAATGCTCTTAAACCCATAGTGTTGCCCGGCGAGACAATGAAAGTCCAAGTGATAAAAGAAGGGAAAGAACCGGGGCAGGGTGTCGCATACCTTGATGACGGCACGATGGTTGTAATAGACAACGGCAAAAAATTCATGGGAAAGACTATGGATGCTACAGTGACAAGCGTGTTACAAACCACAGCAGGAAGAATGATTTTCGCTACCTATAAAAATACATGA